One window from the genome of Rhizoctonia solani chromosome 15, complete sequence encodes:
- a CDS encoding Retrotransposable element Tf2 protein, with translation MLTQSCTCADYITKFRALAMELDWNNAALQGQFAQGLHWEVSCQIAMRKHRPWTLLKLQNAALVINNALQEERASHPPKGIKTGSSTAPNRGASTSQQATTTKQLSNNPNFVLEEERNHCCAKGACIKCSKMGHKFAGHHTGWKATPKEDNGKAKETAKVGKESRPKISPLFTISVKPEKQAENLEVLIDSGATSLFLHPCTAEALCLPLIDLPQPRTIPMLNGSSPQAGKIWKKAHLTFLFDGKRMTETFLICYTGTHAAILGIKWLETHNPEIDWNLCTLSFPHNPPEHVAICPGHSHMTSTSGCMLAQAQIWGVAGVIMGFLFSSVYDTIAKEEEADKNPLAGVPSKYHPYAKVFGEEEFNKLPPVLDVCKDVEELYCNDQSRKGNNQLGPLNSPLYSMTDAKSTTLKDWLRDELKAGKIRPSKLSISSPVMFVPKKDGSCQLVVDYRRLNNWAKKNVYPLPCPNNLMAQLCGTKVFTKLDLQWGYNNICVKEGNKWKTAFCTKYGLYESLVMTFGLTNAPAAFQHFMNKLFKDLLDICVIIYLDDILIYSKDNASHTQHVHKVLKQLMDNQLFCKASKCTFHVTSVEYLGIIVSDKGFSLDKLKIQAVQEWPTPSRVKEVQSFLGFANFLCCFVANFRHMARPLHNLVKKDTVMTFRWDTEEQEAFQGLKEAITNAPVLCHANPDKPYFLETDASGAALGSILSQQQEDRCLHPLGFLLESFKGEEQNYDTHDKELLAIICSFEYWCIFLEGTRHPVTVFTDHWNLEYWKESCTFNRCHARWHLLLAGYNFQIVYQPGKQSGIPDALSCCLDHANIPPATQTMLPEPVFANTALVTPEKELQHQIKSSLDQDKSLEEILQFVTTL, from the exons ATGCTTACCCAGTCCTGCACATGTGCGGACTACATCACTAAGTTCAGAGCCCttgcaatggaactggactggaacaatgcaGCCCTtcaaggccagtttgcccaaggcctccactgggaggtcagctgCCAAATTGCTATGCGCAAACACCGTCCCTGGACCCTCCTcaagctgcaaaatgcagccttggtcatcaacaacgccctccaagaggagcgtgccagccacccgcctaagggtatTAAGACTGGCAGCTCAACTGCCCCCaacaggggggcaagtaccagccaacaggccaccacaACCAAGCAACTTtccaacaaccccaactttgtcttgGAAGAAGAGAGGAACCACTGCTGTGCCAAAGGCGCCTGTATCAAATGcagcaaaatgggccacaagtttgctgGGCACCATacaggctggaaggctaccccaaaGGAGGACAATGGGAAGGcaaaggaaaccgccaaggttggcaaagagtccAGACCCAA aatctcTCCCCTATTCACAATTTCagtcaaaccagagaaacaagcggaaaacctagaagtcctgatagattcaggcgccacatccttGTTCCTACACCCCTGCACTGCTGAAGCACTATGCCtaccactcattgacctcccACAACCCCGTACCATtcctatgctcaatgggtcaagcccccaggctggaaagatttggaaaaAGGCTCACTTAACCTTCCTctttgatggcaagcgcatgacagaaaccttcctgatttgctACACTGGAACGCAcgctgccatcttgggaATCAAATGGTTAGAAACCCATAACCCTGAAATTGACTGGAACTTGTGCACActctccttccctcacaacccaccagaacatgtggctatttgtcctggacacagtcacatgaccagtacaagtggttgcatgctggcccaagcccaaatttggggggtagcaggtgtaatcatgggtt ttctattttcctctgtttatgacactattgccaaagaagaagaagctgacaagaacccccttgcaggagtaccctccaaataccacccctatgccaaggtatttggagaagaagaattcaacaagcttccacctgtcctagacgtctgtaaggatgttgaggag ctatactgcaatgaccagagccgtaagggcaataaCCAACTAG GACCCTTGAACAGTCCCTTGTACAGCATGACAGATGCCAAATCCACAActctcaaggattggctaaGGGATGAACTtaaggctgggaagatcaGACCCAGTAAATTGTCTATCAGCTCCCCTGTtatgtttgttccaaagaaggatggttcctgccaattggttgttgactaccgccgcctcaATAACTGggcaaagaagaatgttTATCCGCTACCCTGTCCTAAcaaccttatggcccagctctgtggcaccaaggtcttcaccaaattggatctacaatggggctacaacaacATCTGCGTTaaagaaggcaacaaatggaaaactgctttCTGCACTAAGTACGGCCTATATgaatccctggttatgacatttggcctgacaaacgcccctgctgcattccaacacttcatgaacaaactattCAAAGATCTGTTGGACATATGTGTCATTATTTACctagatgacatcctaatttactccaaggataaCGCATCCCATACCCAGCACGTTCACAAAGTCCTGAAACAGCTAATGGATAACCAACTATTCTGTAAAGCCTccaaatgcaccttccatgtCACATCTGTGGAATATCTGGGTATAATTGTATCAGACAAaggtttcagcctggataagcttaAAATCCAGGCCGTCCAGGAATGGCCAACCCCATCTAGGGTTAAGGAAGTACAGTCCTTCTTGGGATTTGCAAATTTCCTCTGctgctttgttgccaacttcaggcATATGGCTAGGCCattacacaacctagtcaagaaggacactgtcatgaccttt AGATGGGATACtgaggaacaggaagcattccaaggttTAAAGGAAgccatcaccaatgccccagtACTCTGCCATGCCAATCCTGATAAACCCTACTTCCTTGAGACAGACGCTTCAGGAGCTGCCCTAGGATCCATATTgagccaacaacaggaagacagATGCCTGCATCCCttagggttcttattggaatCTTTCAAAGGAGAGGAACAGAACTATGAtacacatgacaaggagcttcttgccatcatctgttcctttgaatactggtgcatcttcctggaaggaacaagGCATCCTGTCACTGTTTTCACAGACCATTGGaatttggaatattggaaggagtcctGCACATTCAACAGATGCCATGCAAGGTGGCACCTCCTACTAGCtgggtataacttccaaatagtctaccaacctgggaaacaatcaggaataCCAGATGCGCTCTCTTGCTGTTTGGATCATGCCAACATACCCCCTGCCActcaaaccatgctcccagaaccagtctttgccaataccgCGCTAGTCACACCGGAAAAAGAACTACAGCATCAGATCAAGTCATCCCTTGACCAGGACAAGTCTTTGGAAGAAATCTTGCAGTTTGTTACAACcctctaa
- a CDS encoding integrase core domain protein, producing MDQKKIKAVTSWPTPKTVKQVQAFLGSVARPLHNLTRKETPWSWGNLEEAAFQELKSLVTKSPVLIHSNPKLPYYLETDASGVAMGAILSQQGEDNCLPPVAYMSKSFSSAEANYNTHNKELLAIIKALEEWRIFLEAMDKPIQVFTDHRNLEYWMQAQTFNQRHAQWQIFLSNFNFEIHYCPGKQSGKPDALSRRSDYVDLPTEPEIMLPSEVFANSSEEEVKIVTDICSKLKEDPSLEPIIKFLTEDADNSPLSICKAYWDYNWEEDLLWYCGKLVVPNSETIKERLLREFHNLPLAGHPGQQRTLELLSCSYWWPGMKSSAKEWVECCPTCQANQRAHALVIALKPLEVLLFSFHTISYDFITGFPKSQGNNTILVVIDSFSKFGHFIPTTKRVSAKGLVDLFISHMWKLHGLPVKTISDRGTTFTGKFLRALYQRLGVKPAFSSAYHPESKGQTERVNQFIEFYLRLYVAADHSDWATWLPLVEYAYNNAKHSATGKMPFELVYGRNPVMNPSKVPANVPEADLVANTLAQKWQEAESALKMMKERMTRASGVVPEYSIGEKVWLDGKNVELRTNSNKLDPKRLGPFEVTEKISSHAYWLKLLETLKIHNVFYVGLLSKSHESPSQPFPEQPPPETIEGEEEYKVEQIIDSKQQWVVYNNLQSPIGAQAPPPPAPTSAYPALVKVDHPDAYMGKIGSEAKQWLTRMLAWTQLNARMFPTNQEVLSFLLMNMKDTAGAWAHPHLDQLGSH from the exons atggatcagaagaagatcaaAGCAGTTACGTCATGGCCTacccccaaaacagtcaaacaagtccaagccttcctagg CTCTGTTGCACGGCCACTCCACAACCTGacaagaaaggaaaccccttggtcatggggcaacCTAGAAGAAGCCGCCTTCCAGGAGCTCAAATCCTTGGTTACCAAATCTCCAGTCCtgatccattccaaccccaaACTACCCTACTACCTTGAAACGGAtgcatcaggagtagccatgggagcaatccttAGTCAGCAAGGGGAAGATAACTGCCTACCCCCAGTggcatatatgtccaaatcatTCTCCAGTGCTGAGGCTAATTACaatacccacaacaaggaactcctggcaataatcaaggcattggaggaatggcggattttcctagaagcaatggataaaccaatccaggttttTACAGATCACagaaacctggagtactggatgcaggcacaaacCTTCAACCAGAGACATGCGCAATGGCAAattttcctgagcaatttcaactttgaaattcaTTATTGTCCAGgcaaacaatcaggaaaaccagacgccctgtcAAGAAGGTCAGATTACGTAGACCTCCCCACAGAACCAGAAATCATGCTACCATCAGAAGTCTTTGCAAACtcatcagaagaggaagtcAAGATTGTCACAGACATTTGTTCTAAGCTCAAGGAAGACCCATCACTTGAACCCATCATCAAATTCCTGACAGAGGACGCGGACAACTCACCTCTGTCCATTTGCAAAGCCTACTGGGATtacaactgggaagaagacttACTATGGTATTGTGGGAAATTGGTAGTGCCCAACTCGGAGACCATCAAAGAACGGCTATTGAGGGAATTTCACAACTTGCCCCTTGCAGGACACCCGGGCCAACAAAGAACTCTAGAGCTCCTCAGCTGCagctactggtggccaggcatgaagtCATCAGCaaaggaatgggttgaatgttgcccaacctgccaagccaaccaacgtGCACATGCCCTGGTTATTGCCCTGAAACCCCTGGAAGTCCTGTTGTTCTCCTTTCACACTatatcctatgacttcatcaccgGATTTCCCAAGTCACAGGGTAACAACACCATCCTAGTGGTCATAGACTCCTTCTCAAAATTTGggcatttcatcccaaccacaaagaGGGTCTCAGCAAAAGGGTTAGTGGACTTGTTCATCTCCCACATGTGGAAACTTCATGGTCTACCGGTCAAAACAATATCAGACAGGGGAACCACTTTCACAGGCAAGTTCCTAAGGGCTCTCTACCAACGTCTTGGGGTGAAACCAGCCTTTTCATCAgcttaccacccagaatccaagggacaaacagaaagggtaaaccaattcattgagttctacctcaggtTGTACGTTGCAGCAGACCACTCAGACTGGGCAACCTGGCTACCATTGGTGGAATAtgcttacaacaacgccaaacaCTCTGCCACAGGGAAAATGCCCTTTGAGTTAgtctatggaagaaatccagTCATGAATCCTTCCAAAGTCCCGgcaaacgtcccagaagcagacctggTAGCCAACACTCTGGCCCAAAAATGGCAAGAAGCGGAATCAGCACTCAAAATGATGAAGGAACGCATGACAAGAGCATCAGGAGTAGTGCCGGAATACTCAATAGGAGAAAAGGTTTGGCTGGACGGAAAAAATGTGGAGCTCAgaacaaactccaacaaactggacccaAAACGCCTAGGCCCATTTGAAGTGacagaaaaaatctccagccatgcCTATTGGCTAAAACTCCTGGAaaccttgaaaatccacaatgtattctacgtGGGTTTATTGTCCAAAAGCCATGAATCTCCCAGccaaccattcccagaacaacCCCCTCCGGAGACaatagaaggagaagaggaatacaaggtggaacagatcattgattCCAAACAACAATGGG tggtgtacaacaatcTCCAATCCCCCATTGGAGCCCAagcccctcctccaccggcTCCAACCAGCGCCTATCCTGCCctggtcaaagtagaccacccagatgcctatatgggcaagattgggagtgaggccaaacaatggctcacaaggatgctggCATGGACCCAGCTCAATGCCAGaatgttcccaaccaatcaagaggttctctccttcctcttgatgaatatgaaggatactgctggggcctgggcccatccccaccttgaccagcttggatcacatTGA
- a CDS encoding Retrotransposable element Tf2 protein, with the protein MEAGLLFYQGHIVVPDIGTFRMDLLQIFHDSPLAGHPGRQQTLELVARNYYWPGICADTYWHIDSCETCQWVRKPKYTPILPQPLELPTRPWQHVSYNMIVDLPKDGNCNSILVIVDSFTKYGVFVKCSKKLKAPELAELFLEHIWKRHGMPKKTVSDRGRVFNNKFLKALYKHLGMDPHFSLAYHPQSNGQKEQVNPSIEHFLRAYSGVNQQDWAKWLPMAEFAYNNAINSSTRKTLFKALYGWEPSLTPSNMPTDMPEANNLAQAMEAQWKEVEAALQQSKIQMTAREEGTPVEFKIGEEAWLDAKNVNLRTLSPKLMEQCLGLLKVIKKISDCAYQLELLPSMCIHNIFYMGLLSKVKRDNKRTFENQLPLVMVDREEEYEVEGITDIEERNRKWFFRVKWKGYGLEENTWEPRENLKNAKKILKKFEKEMRKKALGAAKALRGGAVL; encoded by the coding sequence ATGGAAGCAGGactactcttctaccaaggacacaTTGTGGTCCCAGACATAGGGACCTTCAGAATGGACCTACTACAGATCTTCCATGATAGCCCCCTAGCTGGCCACCCCGGCAGACAACAAACCCTAGAATTGGTGGCAAGGAACTACTATTGGCCGGGAATCTGTGCGGATACATACTGGCACATAGACTCATGTGAGACATGTCAATGGGTCAGGAAACCCAAGTACACACCAATACTGCCCCAACCTCTTGAACTCCCTactagaccctggcaacacgtgtcTTACAATATGATAGTAGATCTACCCAAAGATGGAAACTGCAACTCAATCCTAGTCATTGTTGATAGCTTTACCAAGTATGGGGTATTTGttaaatgctccaagaaactgAAGGCCCCTGAACTAGCAGAgctattcctggaacacatCTGGAAACGGCATGGTATGCCCAAAAAAACAGTCTCAGACAGGGGAAGGGTTTTTaacaacaagttcctgaAGGCGCTGTACAAACACCTGGGAATGGACCCCCATTTCTCCTTGGCatatcacccccagagcaatgGTCAAAAGGAACAAGTCAACCCctccattgaacacttcctcagggcctaCTCAGGAGTAAACCAACAGGATTGGGCCAAATGGTTACctatggcagaatttgcttACAATAATGCCATAAATAGTAGCACCAGAAAAACCCTGTTTAAAGCcctgtatggatgggaaccctcCTTGACCCCATCCAACATGCCAACAGACATGCCTGAAGCCAACAACTTAGCCCAAGccatggaagcacaatggaaggaagtggaggCAGCGCTCCAGCAATCCAAGATACAAATGACTGCCAGAGAAGAAGGAACCCCTGTGGAATtcaaaattggagaagaagcctggcttgacgccaaaaacgtcaaCCTCAGGACCTTAAGCCCCAAGCTAATGGAACAATGCCTGGGGCTGTTAAAGGTCATCAAAAAGATCTCTGATTGCGCATACCAACTTGAACTACTGCCCAGCATGTGCATCCATAACATCTTCTACATGGGACTGCTGTCTAAAGTAAAAAGAGATAACAAGCGCACCTTTGAGAACCAGCTGCCACTGGTCATGGTAgacagggaagaagaatatgaggtggaagggataacagacatagaagaaaggaacaggaaatggttttttagggttaaatggaaaggctatggatTGGaagagaatacctgggaaccaagggaaaacctgaaaaacgccaaaaaaatcctgaaaaaatTCGAAAAAGAGATGAGGaaaaaggcccttggcgctgccaaggcccttagagggggggcagtgttgtag
- a CDS encoding Retrotransposable element Tf2 protein, whose translation MEPEPTLSALLKAIAALTSQVGSLQDQVKSQGKQIIQLVAICKETNNLVGDKDQGGAQAKPGPLTGPVTPPTHTGGETHTPGTVRPGLKAPFRPSRGTGFDSEEEEEPRRVPKKEPQGMPGRHLGSLTPFDTGSSVKRPKMDLLDPYKGETRGRKATQWLDQMLLWVALHRDQFNEEQMVVWILYHMTDKAADWALPLIGAIIKGKGNPPTTITALLAKFKEAFANPNAKRAAARKIAALSQSTTTSKYITEFHNLMAELDWNEEAYIAQFTQGLHWKVKELLSTKDNIPDKLEAIFAASIKIDSTCRKNEENQPKKQPAKSPATVATSTTTTRVRLSKDPNYVTPEERDHCHASGLCVKCSQKGHGIKQCPNGWKATIKEAAKVAEDKLGKDNTEFVSVGLDSNKKTLLFIDLYVQNSLAEPLKTLIDSGATLNFISPLIVEKYKIPKTQLENPQVVRMLDGTISQTGCIWHQVQLAVLANGHPHTVPFLVCPIGNTPAILGMTWLTQESPLIDWNQGTITFPDHIQIALEEEANPNPLADLPTEYHKFARVFGEEEFKVLPLHREYDIAIDLVPDAKLSPGPIYGMTDAESKALKQHIDEELATGKIRPSTSLAGAPVLFVKKADGSLQLVVDYRKLNNVTHKNVYPLPRQDNLMAKLRHAKLFTKLDLCWGYNNVRIKEGDKWKTAFRTKYSLFEYLVMPFGLTNALAAFQHFMNNLFQDLIDVTVVIYLDDILIFSEKPKDHPSHVREVLS comes from the exons atggaaccagagccaacccttagcgctctcctcaaggctattgcAGCCCTCACtagccaagttgggtccctccaggaccaagtcaagtccCAGGGCAAGCAGATTATCCAGCTtgttgccatatgcaaggaaaccaacaaccttgttggtgacaaagaccaaggaggcgctcaagccaagcctggcccattgactgggcctgtcactccccccactcatacagggggagaaacccacactccaggaacagttaggcctggactcaaggcccctttccgCCCATCAAGGGGTacgggctttgactcagaagaagaggaggaaccaAGGAGagtccccaaaaaggagcctcaaggaatgCCTGGGAGGCATCTagggtccctcaccccctttgacacagggtccagcgtaaagcggcccaagatggacctcctgGATCCTTATAAGGGAGAAACAAGGGGGCGCAAGGCCACACAATGGCTGGACCAAATGCTACTCTGGGTAGCACTTCACAGGGATCAATTCAATgaggaacagatggttgtATGGATACTGTACCATATGACAGACAAAGCCGCTGACTGGGCACTCCCCCTCATTGGGGctattatcaagggcaagggaaacccCCCAACCACCATCACAGCCTTattggccaaattcaaggaggcatttgccaATCCCAATGCCAAGCGGGCCGCAGCTAGGAAGATTGCGGCACTCTCCCAATCCACAACCACCTCCAAATACATCACAGAGTTCcacaatctcatggcggaattagactggaatgaggaggcctacattgcgcagttcacgcagggcctccactggaaggtcaaggaattATTGTCAACAAAAGATAATATTCCAGACAAACTTGaggcaatttttgcggcctcaatcaaaattgacagcacttgccgcaaaaatgaggagaaccagCCAAAGAAGCAGCCCGCCAAGTCCCcagccaccgtggccacctccaccaccactaccagGGTCCGTCTCTCCAAGGACCCTAATTATGTCACACCAGAAGAGAGGGACCATTGCCacgcgtctggcctttgtgtcaagtgcagccaaaaagggcatggcatcaaacaatgccccaacggTTGGAAAGCtacaatcaaggaagcagccaaggtagctgaggacaagttgggaaaaga taATACAGAGTTTGTATCTGTGGGacttgattcaaataaaaaaacCCTACTATTTATTGATCTATACGTCCAAAATTCCTTGGCAGAACCCTTGAAAACCCTCATagattcaggagccacattgaatttcatctcccctttgattgtggaaaaatacaaaattccaaaaacccaacttgaaaatccacaagttgtgagaatgttagatggtacaatttcccagactggttgcatttggcaccaggtccaactCGCAGTTTTGGCCAACGGCCACCCACACACTGTCCCCTTCCTAGTCTGTCCCATTGGGAATACACCcgccatacttggcatgacatggctcactcaggagtcacccctCATAGATTGGAACCAAGGCACCATCACCTTCCCAGACCACATCCAGATagccttggaggaagaagccaaccccaacccaCTGGCAGACTTACCCACAGAATACCACAAATTTGCCAGGGTATTTGGtgaagaggaattcaaggtccttcccctgcacagggaatatgatattGCCATTGACCTAGTCCCTgacgccaaactctcccctggACCTATCtacggcatgactgatgcagaatccaaggcacttaagcaacatattgatgaggaattggcaacaggcaagatccgccctagtacctccttaGCAGGTGCCCCAGTcttgtttgtaaaaaaggcagacggatcccTTCAATTGGTggttgattacaggaagctCAACAACGTTACCCACAAGAATGTTTATCCACTCCCTAGGCAGGACAATCTCATGGCCAAGCTCAGGCACGCAAAACTGTTCACTAAACTAGACCTATGCTGGGGATACAATAacgtcaggatcaaggaaggggacaaatggaaaacagctttcagaaccaaatacagcctatttgaatacctagtgatgccctttggtctgaCAAACGCACTGGCAGCTTTCcagcattttatgaacaatcTGTTCCAAGACCTGATTGATGTCACCGTTGTTATCTACCTGGATGATAtattgatcttctcagagaagcccaaggaccacccatCTCATGTCAGGGAGGTCTTGTCTTGA